One Mycobacteriales bacterium DNA window includes the following coding sequences:
- a CDS encoding histidine phosphatase family protein, with product MINRTLVLIRHAKAEPTADSDTLRPLAPRGRRDAEAAGRWLADLAVSPGLALVSTAVRAQQTWERIAGAVPSAPMRSEPRIYDNTVEALLAIISEVPDEVESLVLVGHNPSMHGLAITLDDGDGHEAARAALHDGYPTCAITVFDVACGWSDLAYGAARIRAFAAPRADRS from the coding sequence ATGATCAACCGCACGCTCGTGCTGATCCGCCACGCGAAGGCCGAGCCGACCGCCGACAGCGACACCTTGCGGCCGTTGGCGCCCCGCGGGCGCCGCGACGCCGAGGCGGCGGGACGCTGGCTCGCCGACCTTGCGGTCTCACCGGGCCTGGCGCTGGTCTCGACCGCGGTACGCGCGCAGCAGACCTGGGAACGGATCGCCGGCGCCGTCCCTTCGGCGCCGATGAGATCCGAGCCGCGGATCTACGACAACACCGTCGAGGCGTTGCTGGCAATCATCAGCGAGGTGCCCGATGAGGTCGAGTCCCTCGTCCTGGTCGGTCACAACCCGTCGATGCACGGGCTTGCGATCACCCTCGACGACGGTGACGGCCACGAAGCCGCCCGGGCCGCGCTGCACGACGGCTACCCGACCTGCGCGATCACCGTCTTCGACGTCGCCTGCGGCTGGTCGGATCTGGCGTACGGCGCGGCCCGGATCCGTGCCTTCGCGGCGCCGCGCGCCGACCGCA